One region of Paenibacillus polymyxa M1 genomic DNA includes:
- the floA gene encoding flotillin-like protein FloA (flotillin-like protein involved in membrane lipid rafts) has product MFESGIVSILLIAVVAIIVLSVFFSFFPVMLWISALASGVRIGIITLVAMRLRRVTPSRIVNPLIKATKAGLGLNINQLESHFLAGGNVDRVINALIAAQRANIPLEFERAAAIDLAGRDVLQAVQMSVNPRVIETPIVAAVAKDGIEVKVKARVTVRANIDRLVGGAGEETIIARVGEGIVTTVGSSNSHKDVLENPDSISRTVLSKGLDAGTAFEILSIDIADVDVGKNIGAFLQTEQAEADKRIAQAKAEERRAMAVAQEQEMKARVVEMRARVVESESEVPLAMAEALRSGKLGVMDYMNLKNIEADTQMRSSLGKPNENSGNDNKSRD; this is encoded by the coding sequence GTGTTCGAATCGGGTATTGTCAGCATTTTGCTGATTGCCGTAGTAGCGATTATTGTATTGAGCGTGTTTTTTAGTTTCTTCCCGGTGATGCTGTGGATTTCGGCGTTGGCTTCGGGTGTTCGGATCGGTATCATTACGCTGGTAGCTATGCGGTTGCGGCGTGTCACGCCAAGCCGAATTGTCAATCCCCTCATTAAGGCTACCAAAGCTGGTCTAGGCTTGAATATCAATCAGCTGGAAAGTCATTTTCTCGCAGGGGGGAATGTTGACCGAGTGATCAATGCGTTGATTGCCGCGCAGCGGGCTAATATTCCGCTTGAATTTGAACGTGCGGCTGCGATTGATCTTGCGGGACGGGATGTTCTGCAAGCGGTCCAAATGAGCGTTAATCCGCGTGTTATTGAGACGCCTATTGTTGCTGCGGTCGCCAAGGATGGTATCGAAGTGAAAGTTAAAGCTCGTGTTACGGTGCGTGCCAACATTGATCGGCTCGTCGGCGGTGCCGGAGAAGAAACGATTATTGCTCGGGTTGGTGAAGGTATCGTAACAACGGTTGGTTCCAGTAACTCGCATAAAGACGTGCTGGAAAATCCAGATTCCATTTCGAGAACCGTATTGTCCAAAGGTTTGGATGCAGGGACAGCATTTGAAATTTTATCGATTGATATTGCAGACGTTGATGTAGGTAAAAATATCGGTGCCTTCCTGCAAACAGAGCAGGCGGAAGCTGACAAACGTATTGCGCAGGCAAAAGCCGAAGAGCGGCGTGCGATGGCTGTAGCACAAGAACAGGAAATGAAGGCACGTGTCGTAGAAATGAGAGCACGCGTGGTGGAATCCGAATCCGAAGTGCCTCTGGCAATGGCTGAAGCGCTACGTAGCGGTAAACTTGGCGTCATGGACTATATGAATTTAAAAAATATTGAGGCAGATACGCAAATGCGTAGTTCCTTAGGCAAACCGAATGAGAACTCGGGAAATGATAACAAAAGCCGGGATTAA
- a CDS encoding NfeD family protein: MHREHHHSSRKLIFLTLWIMISVLLLPLVYSGSALAQTKGGAVFVIPVDQEIEQGLGKFMERGFAEAVDSKAGLILLDINTPGGRVDTAEKLGKLIKDSPIPTVAYIKGEAASAGSYIALSANKIAMKPGSIIGAAALVDGRGNAITDPKTIAWWKSSMASAAEAGGRNPDIARGMVDSKTTVSIPEMNFNKENGQIISLTSEEALKLGYADHIASSEQEVIQWMGYSTDDVIRVERTWAEKAAEILTNPIVQTLLLFIGIAGVVIELLVPGFGVPGILGVLGFGLYFFGNYIAGFAGSETWLLFIIGLALLILEMFIPSFGILGILGSISLVAGVVRAAYNMQHAFISLGIAFAGAVAVVAIIAVVFKDRGIWNRFILQERLTADQGFSSVVNRETLLGQRGVSLTPLRPAGTVLIADERVDVVTNGEFIAPNMPIIVSKVEGGRIVVKADASV; the protein is encoded by the coding sequence ATGCATAGAGAACATCACCACTCCAGCCGCAAATTGATCTTTTTAACGTTGTGGATTATGATATCCGTTCTGTTGTTACCCTTAGTTTATTCTGGATCAGCGCTGGCTCAAACAAAGGGTGGAGCTGTGTTTGTTATACCAGTTGATCAGGAAATTGAACAGGGTCTGGGCAAATTTATGGAGCGTGGATTTGCAGAAGCAGTTGATTCTAAAGCAGGTCTGATTTTACTGGATATTAACACACCTGGCGGACGGGTAGATACAGCGGAAAAGCTGGGCAAACTGATTAAAGACAGTCCTATTCCGACCGTAGCCTATATAAAAGGTGAAGCGGCCTCAGCGGGTAGCTATATTGCGTTGAGTGCTAACAAGATTGCTATGAAACCGGGGAGTATTATCGGAGCAGCCGCGTTAGTAGACGGCAGGGGGAATGCTATTACAGACCCCAAAACGATAGCTTGGTGGAAGAGTAGCATGGCATCTGCCGCAGAAGCTGGCGGACGCAATCCTGATATCGCTAGAGGCATGGTCGACTCCAAAACGACTGTATCTATCCCGGAGATGAACTTTAATAAGGAAAATGGCCAGATCATTTCTTTAACCAGTGAGGAAGCGCTGAAATTGGGGTATGCGGATCACATTGCATCTTCGGAACAAGAAGTTATTCAGTGGATGGGCTACAGTACAGATGATGTAATCCGTGTGGAGCGCACATGGGCTGAAAAAGCAGCCGAGATATTGACCAATCCGATCGTGCAGACCTTGCTTTTATTTATTGGTATCGCGGGTGTAGTTATTGAGCTGCTTGTACCTGGCTTTGGTGTGCCGGGAATTTTGGGCGTACTTGGATTTGGTTTGTATTTCTTTGGTAATTATATCGCTGGCTTTGCAGGTTCGGAGACGTGGCTGTTGTTCATTATCGGTCTGGCACTGCTTATCCTTGAAATGTTCATTCCAAGCTTTGGCATTCTGGGTATTTTGGGTTCCATCAGCCTTGTCGCGGGTGTAGTCCGTGCAGCATACAACATGCAGCATGCGTTTATATCTTTGGGGATTGCTTTTGCAGGGGCTGTTGCCGTGGTGGCGATCATCGCAGTTGTCTTTAAGGACCGAGGGATATGGAACCGTTTTATACTTCAGGAACGTTTAACGGCTGACCAAGGGTTTTCTTCGGTTGTGAATCGGGAAACGTTACTAGGTCAGAGGGGTGTCAGTCTGACCCCATTACGTCCAGCTGGAACGGTGCTAATCGCTGATGAGCGAGTGGATGTTGTAACGAATGGAGAGTTTATCGCCCCGAATATGCCGATTATCGTATCCAAAGTAGAAGGCGGGCGAATTGTGGTCAAGGCAGACGCAAGTGTCTAA
- a CDS encoding GatB/YqeY domain-containing protein: MNLSERLNEDMKQAMKSKDKFKLSTIRMVRSTIKNLEIDLKRNLDDNEVLDILSREIKQRKDALHEFEKAGRDELATSTKAEIEIIAQYLPEQLSEEEIKVIVQQTIQETGASSKAEMGKVMTALMPKVKGRADGKLVNQAVQQFLQ, encoded by the coding sequence ATGAATTTGAGCGAACGATTGAACGAAGATATGAAGCAAGCAATGAAGAGTAAGGACAAGTTCAAACTCTCCACCATTCGAATGGTTCGTTCTACGATTAAAAATCTTGAAATAGATTTGAAACGGAATTTGGACGACAACGAAGTGCTTGATATTCTGAGTCGTGAGATCAAACAGCGAAAAGATGCCCTCCATGAGTTTGAAAAAGCCGGTCGTGATGAACTTGCGACAAGCACTAAAGCAGAAATAGAGATCATCGCTCAGTACCTTCCTGAACAACTTTCTGAAGAAGAAATTAAAGTTATTGTACAGCAGACCATCCAGGAAACCGGTGCTTCTTCGAAAGCCGAGATGGGGAAAGTAATGACGGCCTTGATGCCTAAGGTAAAAGGTCGTGCTGACGGTAAGCTCGTGAACCAAGCGGTTCAGCAATTTCTGCAATAA
- the rpsU gene encoding 30S ribosomal protein S21 encodes MSETKVRKNETIDAALRRFKRSIAKDGVLAEVKKRKHYEKPSVKRKKKSEAARKRKF; translated from the coding sequence GTGTCTGAAACTAAAGTTCGCAAAAACGAGACAATTGATGCTGCACTTCGTCGCTTTAAACGTTCCATTGCTAAGGATGGCGTATTGGCTGAGGTGAAGAAACGCAAGCATTATGAAAAGCCAAGCGTAAAGCGCAAGAAAAAGTCCGAGGCTGCTCGTAAGAGAAAGTTCTAG
- a CDS encoding histidine triad nucleotide-binding protein, translating into MDDLFLKIVDGSIPSKKVLETDNVLAFHDIQPAAPVHVLIIPKKYIPSMNAVTEEDLPLIAEIHRVAVEVAKKLGIAESGYRLINNCGPDSGQAVGHLHYHLLGGAKLGALTGISDSHS; encoded by the coding sequence ATGGACGATCTGTTTTTGAAAATTGTAGATGGAAGCATCCCCAGCAAAAAGGTGTTGGAAACCGACAATGTGCTCGCATTTCATGACATCCAGCCTGCGGCGCCAGTACACGTGCTCATTATTCCAAAAAAATACATTCCTTCAATGAATGCTGTAACGGAGGAGGATCTTCCTCTTATCGCGGAGATCCATCGTGTTGCGGTTGAGGTTGCGAAAAAGTTAGGAATTGCTGAGTCTGGTTATCGGTTGATTAACAACTGTGGCCCGGATAGTGGACAAGCGGTAGGGCATCTGCATTATCACTTGCTAGGGGGCGCCAAATTAGGTGCCTTGACAGGTATTTCGGACTCGCATTCTTAA
- a CDS encoding PLP-dependent aminotransferase family protein, with protein MKKYVSILLDIELKIREGQYRSGYKLPSVRDASELYKCSKSTILRAYAELERKHAIYSIPQSGYYVVENPSDVHHSDISDCVDFASASPDLNVFPYLDFQHCLNQAIDTYKYHLFTYGDSQGLETLRHTLVSHLADTQVFAKTDRIIVTSGVQQALEILAKMSFPNGKEKILVEQPSYNIYLRFLEEESIPVNTIARTAEGLDFHELENQFKQENIKFFYTMSRYHNPLGISYNMEERKTIAALAAKYDVYIVEDDYMADLGVDHLVDPIYAYDQTEHTIYLKSFSKIIFPGLRLGVAVLPESLLRTFSSYKRYVDTSILSQAALDIYIKNGMYERHKHTISKLYSERVRILNKAVERYNQTGYIQTPAATSGVYTQFKLPRTVNLERLVHSLNARNIQVVAGKGFYLSSYREQEKFLRISISRAQPDQIDQGVKSIIEEVSKGNWY; from the coding sequence GTGAAAAAATATGTTTCGATTTTATTAGATATAGAGCTTAAAATTCGCGAGGGACAATATAGATCTGGTTACAAGCTACCATCGGTCCGTGATGCTTCGGAGCTATACAAGTGCAGCAAAAGTACAATTCTGCGAGCTTATGCTGAACTTGAAAGGAAGCATGCCATTTATTCCATACCGCAAAGCGGATACTATGTAGTGGAAAATCCCAGCGACGTACACCATAGCGATATTTCAGACTGCGTTGATTTTGCTTCAGCATCCCCGGATTTAAATGTTTTTCCCTATCTGGATTTTCAGCATTGTCTAAATCAGGCTATTGATACCTACAAATATCATCTGTTCACTTACGGGGATTCGCAAGGATTGGAAACATTACGACATACGCTCGTCTCCCATTTGGCTGATACTCAGGTATTTGCAAAAACAGATCGGATTATCGTTACTTCAGGTGTTCAACAGGCATTAGAGATACTCGCAAAAATGTCGTTTCCCAATGGCAAAGAAAAGATTTTGGTCGAGCAGCCCAGCTACAATATTTATTTGCGTTTTTTGGAGGAAGAGAGCATACCCGTCAATACGATTGCACGGACAGCGGAAGGTCTGGATTTTCATGAGTTGGAGAATCAATTTAAGCAGGAGAACATCAAATTTTTTTATACGATGTCAAGGTATCATAATCCTCTAGGTATCTCATATAACATGGAGGAACGAAAAACGATAGCTGCCTTGGCCGCCAAATATGATGTGTACATCGTAGAAGATGACTATATGGCTGATTTGGGAGTTGATCATCTTGTTGATCCCATTTATGCATACGATCAGACAGAGCATACTATTTACTTGAAAAGCTTCTCCAAAATCATTTTCCCTGGCTTGCGATTAGGGGTTGCGGTACTGCCAGAAAGCCTATTAAGGACGTTCAGTAGCTATAAAAGATATGTTGACACATCGATTTTGTCTCAGGCAGCACTTGATATCTATATTAAAAATGGAATGTATGAACGCCATAAACACACGATATCCAAACTATATTCGGAGCGCGTTCGTATTTTGAACAAGGCGGTGGAGCGATACAATCAGACTGGGTACATCCAAACTCCAGCTGCAACCTCAGGCGTTTATACGCAGTTTAAGCTGCCGAGGACGGTGAATTTGGAACGTTTGGTACACAGCCTTAACGCCAGAAACATCCAGGTTGTAGCTGGCAAAGGCTTTTATTTATCAAGCTACAGGGAACAAGAAAAATTTTTGCGCATAAGTATCTCGCGTGCACAGCCAGACCAAATTGATCAAGGGGTTAAATCTATAATAGAGGAAGTTAGTAAGGGAAACTGGTATTAA
- a CDS encoding AAA family ATPase produces MKPILLKLAGLQSYRESQEIRFDDLTETGLFGIFGPTGSGKSTLLDAITLAMYGKVERAVNGTQGIMNHAEDTLAVAFTFELMSAQGPRRYRVERRFKRAGGVSVNNTLSRFIAYTEDGEEVLADKVQDVTRCVEEYIGLKMDDFTRAVVLPQGKFAEFLSLKGSERRQMLQRLFHLEKYGDQLTQKLSRRVKDNDIALKSLEAEQQGLGDASAEALELVKLRLKEAIDHAEASRRELERVSREAEALNKTRELVIELRQRVNELEEMARQEPGIALLERKLRQASAAEALLPALTDWKEAVVEAEKRQKNAEQMAVLAASAAEAALVSVQADEQARQALSAEEPKLLLRIDQLEQALQLERDTEVLRTERERLAVELAHSEQTLAEHAAGLVKEQELQTRGLKRQQELQQELKQNEVRADERRMLQEAVQRLQQLETANEQWREAEQEYSTQEKRLALADERLKLMEQETQETEARRSILAAQVAEGIEALLALEAEITADVSALAAEEEQLRHELRAEELGRLAQHLAAELREGEPCAVCGSLHHPAPAAVAAHGADSSAPDELHRLRLGLQELRLTLRQQLHEQRSLLAQPAAADSGAAATGEPFTPAAAMPRGVAVWAERCTALERAAGELAARAHTLPAEAQALREADAAGQQRRIRAAAEQEAAVAALAQARSKREACTTRSEGLRAEWATQLPDVGPDQAAERYRAMQERDRRAEELRSRLEMSVTFLEEKAARVQQIQQSIIEEDKIIIARRTGLQSKDDLLREKQEQLRKWVGEGQAASLLEEATSRLLGLKNGAEAAARRRTEAEERKQQAVHASLIARQASDSAEERRQTAESRWGIRLEASSFATEAEVMECCLGPEEAARYEREVSLHREREKELSSRLKHVEEQLNGATVTEEQWETTTARLRDCRARDEEALQNRAKAERDLEDLQRRHVRWMELESNRLHLRSEAEKMSKLQSVFRGNAFVEYIAEEQLMQVSQSASRRLRFLTKQRYALEVDSSGGFVISDDANGGVKRPVSTLSGGETFLTSLSLALALSAQIQLRGQYPLQFFFLDEGFGTLDPELLDTVITSLEKLHHDQLSVGVISHVPELRARLPRKLVVLPAEQTGGGSRVVMETF; encoded by the coding sequence ATGAAGCCGATCCTTCTGAAACTGGCAGGATTGCAAAGCTACCGGGAGTCGCAGGAAATTCGCTTTGACGATTTGACCGAAACGGGACTGTTCGGAATTTTTGGTCCAACGGGTAGTGGTAAATCAACGTTGCTGGATGCCATTACATTGGCTATGTACGGTAAAGTGGAGCGGGCGGTGAATGGTACACAAGGCATTATGAATCATGCCGAGGATACGTTGGCTGTAGCATTTACGTTTGAATTAATGTCAGCTCAAGGACCTCGCCGTTACCGTGTAGAACGACGTTTCAAACGTGCAGGAGGCGTATCGGTTAATAATACGCTTAGCCGTTTTATTGCGTATACAGAAGACGGCGAGGAAGTGCTTGCCGACAAGGTACAGGATGTGACACGCTGTGTGGAGGAGTATATCGGCTTGAAAATGGACGATTTTACGCGCGCTGTCGTACTACCGCAGGGAAAGTTTGCGGAGTTTTTATCCTTAAAGGGCAGTGAACGCAGACAGATGCTGCAGCGTTTGTTCCATCTGGAGAAGTACGGAGATCAACTTACACAGAAGCTGAGCCGCCGTGTGAAGGACAACGACATCGCCCTGAAATCGTTGGAAGCGGAGCAGCAAGGGCTGGGGGATGCGAGTGCTGAAGCGCTTGAGCTTGTAAAGCTGCGTCTTAAAGAAGCGATTGACCATGCAGAGGCTTCGCGCCGCGAGCTAGAGCGTGTTTCACGGGAAGCGGAGGCGCTGAACAAAACACGGGAACTGGTCATCGAGCTTCGCCAAAGAGTGAACGAGCTGGAGGAGATGGCAAGACAGGAACCAGGCATTGCTTTGCTGGAGCGTAAGCTGCGACAAGCATCTGCAGCGGAGGCGTTGCTGCCTGCACTGACGGATTGGAAAGAAGCCGTTGTCGAAGCAGAAAAACGACAGAAGAATGCTGAACAAATGGCAGTCCTGGCTGCCTCCGCAGCGGAGGCGGCGCTTGTATCTGTGCAAGCAGACGAGCAGGCTCGGCAAGCACTCAGTGCGGAAGAACCAAAGCTGTTGCTTCGGATCGACCAACTGGAGCAGGCACTTCAACTGGAACGTGATACGGAAGTGCTGCGGACTGAACGGGAACGTTTGGCGGTCGAGCTGGCGCATAGCGAACAAACCCTTGCTGAGCATGCCGCAGGTCTCGTAAAGGAACAAGAGTTACAGACACGAGGTTTGAAGCGGCAGCAGGAGCTTCAACAGGAGTTGAAGCAAAATGAAGTGCGGGCAGATGAGCGGCGTATGCTACAAGAGGCTGTGCAGCGGCTGCAACAGCTGGAGACAGCGAATGAGCAATGGCGTGAAGCTGAACAGGAGTATTCCACTCAGGAGAAACGGCTTGCGCTAGCAGACGAACGTTTAAAGCTAATGGAGCAGGAGACACAGGAGACGGAGGCACGGCGTTCTATTCTTGCTGCACAAGTGGCTGAAGGCATTGAGGCGTTGCTGGCGCTGGAGGCGGAAATTACAGCCGACGTGTCGGCACTGGCTGCCGAGGAGGAGCAGCTGCGTCACGAGCTCCGTGCCGAGGAGCTCGGACGTCTCGCGCAGCACCTCGCTGCCGAGCTGCGTGAAGGAGAGCCATGCGCAGTGTGTGGCTCTCTGCATCACCCCGCGCCTGCTGCTGTTGCGGCCCATGGCGCGGATTCCTCTGCGCCGGATGAGCTGCATCGCCTGCGGCTCGGCCTACAGGAGCTGCGCCTCACGCTGCGCCAGCAGTTGCACGAGCAGCGCAGCCTGCTGGCGCAGCCCGCCGCCGCAGACAGCGGTGCTGCCGCCACAGGCGAGCCTTTTACGCCTGCGGCTGCTATGCCTCGCGGTGTCGCCGTATGGGCGGAGCGCTGTACAGCGCTGGAGCGTGCTGCGGGTGAGCTGGCAGCTCGTGCGCATACGCTGCCTGCCGAGGCACAGGCACTGCGTGAGGCGGACGCCGCCGGACAGCAGCGGCGTATCCGTGCAGCCGCCGAGCAGGAGGCGGCGGTTGCAGCACTGGCGCAGGCGCGCAGCAAGCGTGAGGCATGCACCACGCGCAGCGAGGGGCTACGCGCCGAATGGGCGACGCAGCTGCCGGATGTCGGCCCCGACCAAGCTGCGGAGCGTTATCGCGCTATGCAGGAGCGCGACCGGCGTGCGGAGGAGTTACGATCCCGGCTGGAGATGAGCGTGACCTTCCTTGAAGAAAAGGCAGCGCGTGTACAGCAGATACAGCAAAGCATCATCGAGGAGGACAAAATCATTATTGCCCGTCGTACAGGGCTGCAAAGTAAAGATGATTTGCTGCGTGAAAAGCAAGAACAGCTCCGAAAGTGGGTTGGAGAAGGCCAAGCAGCCTCATTGCTGGAAGAAGCGACCTCACGCTTGTTGGGACTGAAAAACGGAGCCGAAGCCGCTGCACGCCGCCGTACCGAAGCGGAAGAACGTAAGCAGCAGGCCGTTCATGCTTCATTGATAGCGCGACAGGCCTCCGACTCGGCAGAAGAAAGACGGCAGACGGCAGAATCCCGTTGGGGTATCCGTCTGGAAGCTTCCTCTTTTGCTACGGAAGCAGAGGTCATGGAATGCTGCTTGGGACCGGAAGAAGCTGCACGTTATGAGCGTGAAGTGAGTTTGCACCGAGAACGGGAGAAGGAGCTGTCTTCCCGCTTAAAGCATGTCGAAGAGCAGTTGAATGGAGCAACAGTAACAGAGGAACAGTGGGAAACGACCACTGCGAGGCTGCGTGATTGCCGTGCACGCGACGAAGAGGCGCTTCAGAATCGCGCCAAGGCTGAGCGTGATTTAGAGGACTTGCAGCGTCGGCACGTCCGCTGGATGGAGCTGGAGTCCAATCGTTTGCATCTGCGTAGCGAGGCGGAAAAAATGTCCAAGCTCCAGTCTGTTTTTCGAGGTAATGCCTTCGTTGAATATATTGCCGAAGAGCAGCTCATGCAGGTCAGCCAATCTGCTTCACGCCGCCTGCGTTTTCTGACTAAGCAGCGCTATGCGCTAGAAGTAGATTCCAGCGGTGGTTTTGTTATTAGTGATGATGCCAACGGTGGAGTCAAACGTCCGGTATCGACCTTGTCCGGCGGCGAAACGTTCCTGACCTCTTTGTCGCTTGCGCTTGCGCTGTCAGCTCAAATTCAATTGCGAGGCCAATACCCTCTTCAATTTTTCTTTCTGGATGAAGGCTTTGGAACGTTGGACCCTGAACTGCTTGACACAGTGATTACCTCGCTAGAAAAGCTGCATCACGATCAATTATCTGTTGGTGTGATTAGTCATGTGCCTGAATTGCGGGCCCGGCTCCCACGCAAGCTAGTTGTTCTTCCCGCAGAGCAGACTGGTGGAGGCTCTCGTGTGGTTATGGAAACATTTTGA
- a CDS encoding exonuclease SbcCD subunit D has translation MRILHTGDWHLGRTLEGRSRLKEQEAFLEELVKMADDQQADLIMMAGDVYDSVNPSAAAEQLFYEASARLTAGGRPLVVIAGNHDQPERVASVTPLVSGRGITLLGLPHGEAVHVRTPRTGEMACIAALPYPSESRLNELLSEDGDETILREAYSRRVGMLMSQLGTAFQPDTVNLSMSHIYVLGGLESDSERPIQVGGAYTVDPSALSIGAQYTALGHLHRPQYVKGDGLMRYSGSPLAYSFSEAGQAKSVTLIDVIAGKPAQVEELYITSGRPLVRWRARGGLEEVYRWLDEGLDADAFIDLEITLDEAMSMGDIQRLRKSREGIIHIRPVYPEMAAAQLEQQRSELPVHELFRAFYQRQTGGAQPDDGLVQLFLELVEQDDARDQAEEDEV, from the coding sequence ATGCGGATTTTGCATACAGGTGATTGGCATTTGGGTCGCACGTTGGAAGGGCGAAGCCGCCTGAAGGAGCAGGAGGCGTTTTTGGAAGAATTAGTGAAAATGGCTGACGACCAGCAGGCTGATTTGATTATGATGGCTGGAGATGTGTACGACTCAGTCAATCCTTCGGCCGCCGCAGAGCAATTGTTTTATGAAGCATCTGCGCGTCTTACGGCTGGAGGAAGACCGCTCGTCGTCATTGCCGGCAATCATGATCAGCCGGAAAGGGTAGCCTCGGTCACCCCGCTGGTGAGCGGGCGTGGAATTACATTGCTGGGACTGCCTCATGGGGAAGCAGTACACGTTCGTACACCGCGAACGGGCGAAATGGCATGTATTGCGGCCTTGCCTTATCCCTCCGAGTCTCGTCTGAATGAGCTATTGTCTGAAGACGGGGATGAAACCATACTACGCGAGGCATATAGCCGCCGTGTAGGAATGCTGATGTCGCAGCTAGGTACAGCGTTTCAGCCCGATACTGTTAATTTGTCGATGAGCCATATTTATGTGCTTGGCGGGCTGGAGTCGGATTCGGAACGCCCGATTCAGGTCGGGGGAGCTTATACCGTAGATCCGTCTGCTTTGAGCATTGGAGCGCAGTATACGGCTCTGGGTCATTTGCATCGTCCCCAATATGTGAAGGGCGATGGGCTGATGCGTTATAGTGGCTCTCCGCTGGCTTATAGCTTTTCCGAAGCTGGACAAGCCAAATCGGTTACGTTAATTGACGTGATTGCCGGCAAGCCAGCACAGGTTGAGGAATTGTATATTACCAGTGGACGCCCATTAGTGAGGTGGCGAGCACGGGGAGGTCTGGAAGAGGTATATCGCTGGCTGGACGAAGGACTGGATGCTGATGCCTTTATTGACCTGGAAATTACGCTGGATGAAGCGATGTCAATGGGAGATATTCAACGGTTGCGCAAAAGCCGTGAAGGCATCATTCATATTCGCCCCGTGTACCCAGAAATGGCTGCGGCACAGTTGGAACAGCAACGTTCAGAACTGCCGGTTCATGAGCTGTTCCGGGCGTTTTACCAACGACAGACGGGCGGAGCACAGCCGGATGACGGATTAGTACAGTTGTTTCTGGAATTGGTAGAACAGGATGATGCAAGAGACCAAGCTGAGGAGGATGAGGTATGA